In the genome of Oncorhynchus clarkii lewisi isolate Uvic-CL-2024 chromosome 4, UVic_Ocla_1.0, whole genome shotgun sequence, one region contains:
- the LOC139407733 gene encoding serine/threonine-protein kinase Nek2-like has protein sequence MPSRVDDYKVLYTIGTGSYGKCQKIRRKSDGKILVWKALDYGTMAESEKQMLVSEVNLLRELTHPNIVRYYDRIIDRTNTTLYIVMEHCKGGDLSSLITRCIKERRYLEEEFIMRVMAQLTLALKECHRRSDGGATVLHRDLKPANIFLDVKQNVKLGDFGLARILNHDTSFAKTFVGTPYYMSPEQINRMSYNEKSDIWSLGCLLYELCALSPPFTAYNQKELAEKIREGKFRRIPYRYSEELNTLLSRMLHLKDYLRPSVESILQSSLLVDVVADEQRRMQARNWRSSANPENPKPAGSSTSPTAAALRLKEQLLREREKALKECEERLEQREQELCVHERLSNEKLARAESLLKSCNLVKQQKTLPPLYSNDMDVGEENVPPEKKISFARDSKENQRPDQKQSEKSQELGLKRRLQAANLRTQALEEVERNYQLKSRQILGIR, from the exons ATGCCATCTCGTGTTGACGATTATAAGGTGTTGTATACCATAGGAACGGGGTCTTATGGCAAATGTCAGAAAATACGGAGGAAATCTGATGGGAAG ATTCTAGTTTGGAAGGCGCTGGACTACGGCACAATGGCTGAGAGCGAGAAGCAAATGCTGGTGTCCGAGGTCAACCTCCTCCGTGAACTGACGCATCCAAACATTGTGAGATATTATGACCGCATCATAGATCGGAccaacactacactatacatcGTTATGGAGCACTGCAAAGGCGGCGACCTCTCCAGCCTCATCACCAGATGCATCAAAGAAAG GCGTTACTTGGAGGAGGAATTCATCATGCGAGTCATGGCACAGCTTACTCTTGCACTGAAGGAGTGCCATCGCCGGAGCGATGGTGGGGCCACAGTGCTGCACAGAGATCTCAAGCCCGCCAATATCTTCCTGGATGTCAAGCAAAATGTCAAGCTCGGTGACTTTGGTCTCGCAAGAATCCTGAACCATGACACCAGTTTCGCTAAGACTTTCGTCGGAACCCCTTACTACATGTCGCCT GAACAAATTAATCGCATGTCCTACAATGAGAAATCGGATATCTGGTCCCTGGGATGCTTGTTGTATGAACTCTGTGCCTTATC TCCTCCTTTCACAGCTTATAACCAAAAAGAGCTGGCAGAGAAGATCCGAGAGGGGAAGTTCAGGAGGATCCCCTACCGGTACTCAGAGGAGCTGAACACACTCCTGTCCAGAATGCTCCATTTAA AGGACTACCTGAGGCCCTCGGTGGAGTCCATTCTCCAGAGCAGCCTGTTGGTGGACGTGGTCGCCGATGAGCAGAGGAGGATGCAGGCGCGCAACTGGAGGAGTTCGGCTAATCCAGAGAACCCAAAGCCAGCCGGGTCTTCAACCTCCCCGACCGCTGCGGCGCTGAGGCTCAAGGAGCAATTGCTGCGGGAGAGGGAGAAGGCCCTAAAGGAGTGCGAGGAGAGGCTGGAGC AGCGGGAGCAGGAGCTTTGTGTTCACGAGAGACTATCGAATGAGAAACTTGCCAG AGCGGAGAGTTTGTTGAAGAGCTGCAACCTGGTAAAACAGCAGAAGACCCTGCCACCACTCTATTCCAATGACATGG ATGTGGGAGAGGAGAATGTCCCCCCTGAAAAGAAGATCAGTTTTGCCAGAGACAGCAAAGAGAACCAGAGGCCTGATCAGAAGCAGAGTGAGAAGAGCCAGGAGCTGGGGCTGAAGAGGAGGCTGCAGGCAGCCAACCTGCGGACCCAGGccctggaggaggtggagaggaactACCAGCTCAAGAGCAGGCAGATCCTAGGCATCCGCTAG